Proteins encoded together in one Neisseria lactamica window:
- a CDS encoding tyrosine-type recombinase/integrase, with product MSHQTLLEINKGNVGLYLEKDLLHSTIQEMKKLMVEFNNVQHAISERTGKVIYVNARCFRYTCGTNLGRKGVGATVIAELLDHSDIQNVKVYTENTADTVQYIDRVMGAEMGKLADAFSGRIISSLNEGERGNDPTSFITNNGSDTVGACSTNKFCISSYENCYLCRKFRPLLDGPHQQILDKLY from the coding sequence ATGAGTCATCAAACTTTATTAGAGATTAATAAGGGTAATGTGGGACTGTATCTAGAAAAAGACTTATTACATTCAACTATTCAAGAAATGAAGAAACTCATGGTGGAATTCAATAATGTCCAACATGCTATTTCTGAGCGTACTGGAAAAGTTATATATGTGAATGCAAGATGTTTTCGTTACACATGTGGAACTAATTTGGGGCGGAAAGGTGTTGGTGCCACAGTTATTGCAGAATTATTAGATCACTCAGATATACAGAATGTAAAAGTTTATACAGAAAATACTGCCGATACTGTTCAGTATATTGATCGTGTAATGGGTGCCGAAATGGGGAAATTGGCTGATGCCTTTTCTGGAAGAATAATCTCTAGCTTGAATGAAGGTGAGAGGGGGAATGATCCAACATCTTTTATAACAAACAATGGATCAGACACTGTTGGGGCTTGTAGTACAAATAAATTTTGTATAAGTTCTTATGAAAACTGTTATCTATGTAGAAAATTTAGGCCTCTTCTTGATGGCCCTCATCAACAGATATTAGATAAATTATATTGA
- a CDS encoding site-specific integrase, which produces MCGTHAFRRGELLSIRVDNLILTGNHPAIFIRRTHDDPIDLRMNQAVAKTKERRLVISLELSNLIDEYILNYRNKIPNSNRHPYLFVTHKKGISQGKPLSISSFDNIIIPTMKKVDKKFSIIHSHIFRHEWNLDFSRKVDLNNKLAKENKTNHTEITPENEAKYRQHWMGHTSEKSYNKRHIIEQANKLVLLEQEELLGKLSNKIVERND; this is translated from the coding sequence GTGTGCGGAACGCACGCATTTAGACGTGGAGAGCTTCTATCAATAAGAGTCGATAATCTAATTTTAACAGGAAATCATCCTGCTATATTTATAAGACGTACACATGATGATCCAATAGATTTAAGAATGAATCAGGCTGTAGCGAAGACAAAAGAAAGACGTTTAGTAATCAGTCTTGAATTATCAAATCTCATAGATGAATATATACTTAATTATCGAAATAAAATACCAAATTCGAATAGGCACCCTTATTTATTTGTAACACATAAAAAAGGAATTTCACAAGGAAAACCACTTAGTATTAGTTCCTTTGATAATATTATAATACCTACTATGAAAAAAGTAGACAAAAAATTTTCTATTATTCATTCTCATATATTTAGACATGAGTGGAACTTAGATTTTTCTAGAAAAGTAGATCTTAATAATAAATTAGCTAAAGAGAATAAAACCAATCATACTGAAATTACTCCTGAGAATGAAGCTAAGTATAGACAACACTGGATGGGGCATACATCAGAGAAAAGTTATAACAAGAGACATATTATTGAACAAGCTAATAAATTAGTTCTTCTTGAGCAAGAAGAATTATTAGGTAAACTTTCTAATAAAATTGTTGAAAGAAATGACTAA
- the ssb gene encoding single-stranded DNA-binding protein produces MSLNKVILIGRLGRDPEVRYMPNGEAVCNFSVATSETWNDRNGQRVERTEWHNITMYRKLAEIAGQYLKKGGLVYLEGRIQSRKYQGKDGIERTAYDIVANEMKMLGGRNENSGGAPYEEGYGQSQEAYQRPAQQNRQPAPDAPSHPQEAPAAPRRQPAPAAAPVEDIDDDIPF; encoded by the coding sequence ATGTCATTGAACAAAGTCATCCTCATCGGCCGCCTCGGACGCGATCCAGAAGTGCGCTATATGCCCAACGGCGAAGCGGTGTGTAATTTCAGCGTCGCCACCAGCGAAACATGGAACGACCGCAACGGCCAGCGCGTGGAGCGCACCGAGTGGCACAACATCACGATGTACCGTAAACTGGCGGAAATTGCCGGCCAATACCTCAAAAAAGGCGGGCTGGTTTATCTGGAAGGCAGAATCCAAAGCCGCAAATACCAAGGCAAAGACGGCATCGAACGCACCGCTTACGATATTGTCGCCAACGAAATGAAAATGTTGGGCGGGCGCAATGAAAACAGCGGCGGTGCGCCTTACGAGGAAGGTTACGGTCAGAGTCAGGAGGCTTACCAACGCCCCGCGCAGCAAAACCGGCAGCCCGCCCCCGACGCGCCGTCCCATCCCCAAGAAGCACCAGCCGCGCCGCGCCGCCAACCCGCGCCTGCCGCCGCCCCGGTCGAGGATATTGACGACGATATCCCGTTCTAG